In Streptomyces sclerotialus, one genomic interval encodes:
- a CDS encoding alpha-N-acetylglucosaminidase, translated as MLGTAGALGVTAAIGGHTPAMAASAVPEPARPAGPTGRAPLAAPFDTAPARAALQRLLPQHADQFRLTPQKRAAGTSERFRVTGAPGRIEVTGTSPAAMLTGVNWYLKYVCQAHISWAGEQLDLPAKLPAPKSPLERSTALAHRFALNDTHDGYTAPYADWRSWERMIDVLALHGVNEVLVTTGSEAVYHRVLKDFGYSDAEARAWLPAPTHQPWWLLQNMSGYGGPVSKELLAKRTDLGRRIAERLRSLGMHPVLPGYFGTVPDGFVKRNPGAKVVPQGNWAGLKRPDWLDPRTPVFAKVARSFYRHQKEIFGTVRHFKMDLLHEGGNPGDVPVPAAAKAVERAMLAAHKDAVWVILGWQENPRRDLLDAVDHRHMLIVDGLSDLETVQDREKDWGDVPYAFGTIPNFGGRTTIGAKTHMWAERFTKWRDKKGSKLVGTAYMAEAAERDPAAFELFSELAWRDEAVDRAAWFDGYADARYGGRDARARAAFAALRESTYEISSKDGRPHDSVFAARPSLSARSGTHYATHTPAFDLARFDVAFAALLGVRPALRNSDAYRLDLTDWARQALANRSWQLIPQLQEAYTRKDLAAFRALARLWLQLMRLSEEMTGAHRHFLLGPWLDAAKRMAADDKEAAQLERTARVLITTWADRPTADGGKLANYANRDWQGLIGDFHLPQWQRYLDELEDALAAGRKPKTFDWYAIEEPWTRERKDYPLRPTTDAYRTARKVHDVLAKAPYQGRVLVSAAPAAMEPGGSTTLTATLHNLSGLRDTGRVDFALSGLDAEDRGPVSLPSIPAGGKGDVDWRVAAPAEPLTSPLKPMPYELTVSYGPKGETAVSTVRTGSLFVAGPLDDDLRTVTTNEAVFGQLDGRFAIDGAGADLWKATAEFGAVYRAGALRAGGSVTVKVTEQTATGPWARAGIVVRNDLGKAGSTGFVNLSVTPANGVALSYDTDGDGTLDRYERVTGVKAPVTLRLSREAGGTFKGEYSTDDGTTWRAVATATVPGAADAQDAGLHMSAANGGSEARGRVEFSDWRTD; from the coding sequence GTGTTGGGTACCGCCGGCGCCCTGGGTGTCACCGCCGCGATCGGCGGGCATACCCCCGCCATGGCCGCCTCCGCCGTACCGGAGCCGGCGCGCCCCGCGGGCCCGACGGGCCGCGCACCCCTCGCAGCTCCCTTCGACACCGCACCCGCGCGCGCCGCGCTCCAGCGCCTCCTCCCCCAGCACGCCGATCAGTTCCGCCTCACCCCCCAGAAGCGGGCCGCCGGTACCTCCGAGCGGTTCCGCGTCACCGGCGCCCCCGGCCGCATCGAGGTCACCGGCACCAGCCCGGCCGCGATGCTGACCGGCGTCAACTGGTACCTGAAGTACGTCTGCCAGGCCCACATCTCCTGGGCCGGCGAACAGCTGGACCTGCCGGCGAAGCTGCCCGCACCCAAGAGCCCGCTGGAGCGTTCCACCGCGCTGGCCCACCGCTTCGCGCTCAACGACACGCACGACGGGTACACCGCGCCGTACGCCGACTGGCGCAGCTGGGAACGGATGATCGACGTCCTGGCGCTGCACGGCGTGAACGAGGTGCTGGTCACAACCGGTTCCGAGGCCGTGTACCACCGGGTGCTCAAGGACTTCGGATACTCCGACGCCGAGGCACGGGCCTGGCTGCCCGCGCCGACCCACCAGCCGTGGTGGCTGCTGCAGAACATGAGCGGCTACGGCGGCCCGGTCAGCAAGGAGCTGCTCGCCAAGCGCACCGACCTCGGCCGCCGGATCGCCGAGCGGCTGCGGTCGCTGGGGATGCACCCGGTGCTGCCGGGCTACTTCGGGACCGTCCCGGACGGTTTCGTGAAGCGCAATCCCGGCGCCAAGGTCGTCCCGCAGGGCAACTGGGCGGGCCTGAAGCGGCCGGACTGGCTGGACCCGCGTACGCCGGTCTTCGCGAAGGTGGCACGGTCCTTCTACCGCCACCAGAAGGAGATCTTCGGCACCGTCCGGCACTTCAAGATGGACCTGCTGCACGAGGGCGGCAACCCCGGCGACGTACCGGTGCCGGCCGCGGCGAAGGCCGTGGAGCGGGCGATGCTGGCCGCGCACAAGGACGCCGTCTGGGTGATCCTCGGCTGGCAGGAGAATCCGCGGCGCGACCTGCTGGACGCCGTCGACCACCGGCACATGCTGATCGTGGACGGCCTCTCGGACCTGGAGACGGTTCAGGACCGGGAGAAGGACTGGGGCGACGTGCCGTACGCCTTCGGCACCATCCCGAACTTCGGCGGCCGGACGACCATAGGGGCCAAGACCCACATGTGGGCCGAACGGTTCACGAAGTGGCGGGACAAGAAGGGCAGCAAGCTCGTCGGCACGGCGTACATGGCCGAGGCCGCCGAGCGGGACCCGGCCGCGTTCGAGCTCTTCAGCGAGCTGGCGTGGCGGGACGAGGCGGTGGACCGCGCCGCGTGGTTCGACGGATACGCGGACGCGCGGTACGGCGGCCGGGACGCCAGGGCGCGGGCGGCGTTCGCGGCGCTGCGGGAGAGCACGTACGAGATCAGCAGCAAGGACGGCCGGCCGCACGACTCGGTCTTCGCGGCGCGCCCGTCGCTGTCGGCCCGGTCCGGCACGCACTACGCCACCCACACCCCCGCGTTCGACCTGGCGCGGTTCGACGTCGCGTTCGCCGCGCTGCTGGGCGTCCGGCCCGCACTGCGGAACAGCGACGCCTACCGGCTGGACCTGACCGACTGGGCCCGGCAGGCGCTGGCGAACCGTTCCTGGCAGCTGATCCCCCAGCTCCAGGAGGCCTACACACGCAAGGACCTCGCCGCCTTCCGCGCCCTCGCCAGGCTCTGGCTCCAGCTGATGCGGCTGAGCGAGGAGATGACCGGCGCCCACCGGCACTTCCTCCTCGGCCCCTGGCTGGACGCCGCCAAGCGGATGGCGGCCGACGACAAGGAGGCCGCGCAGCTGGAGCGCACCGCACGGGTGCTGATCACGACCTGGGCGGACCGGCCCACCGCGGACGGCGGGAAACTCGCCAACTACGCCAACCGCGACTGGCAGGGCCTCATCGGCGACTTCCACCTCCCGCAGTGGCAGCGGTACCTGGACGAGCTGGAGGACGCGCTCGCCGCCGGCCGGAAGCCGAAGACCTTCGACTGGTACGCCATCGAGGAGCCGTGGACCCGCGAGCGCAAGGACTACCCGCTGCGGCCCACCACGGACGCCTACCGCACCGCCCGGAAGGTGCACGACGTGCTGGCCAAGGCGCCGTACCAGGGCCGGGTCCTCGTCAGCGCGGCACCGGCCGCCATGGAGCCCGGCGGCTCGACCACGCTCACCGCGACCCTGCACAACCTCAGCGGGCTGCGGGACACCGGCCGGGTGGACTTCGCGCTGAGCGGGCTGGACGCCGAGGACCGCGGTCCCGTCTCCCTCCCGTCGATACCGGCCGGCGGCAAGGGAGACGTCGACTGGCGGGTCGCGGCACCCGCCGAGCCCCTGACGTCGCCGCTCAAGCCGATGCCGTACGAACTGACGGTGAGTTACGGGCCGAAGGGCGAGACGGCGGTCTCGACGGTGCGCACGGGGTCGCTCTTCGTGGCCGGACCGCTGGACGACGACCTGCGCACGGTCACCACCAACGAGGCGGTTTTCGGTCAGCTCGACGGGCGGTTCGCCATCGACGGGGCCGGCGCCGACCTGTGGAAGGCCACCGCCGAGTTCGGTGCCGTCTACCGCGCGGGCGCGCTGCGCGCGGGCGGCTCGGTGACGGTGAAGGTCACCGAACAGACGGCCACCGGGCCCTGGGCACGCGCCGGCATCGTCGTGCGCAACGACCTGGGGAAAGCGGGCTCGACGGGGTTCGTGAACCTCTCCGTCACCCCGGCCAACGGTGTCGCGCTGTCCTACGACACCGACGGCGACGGCACCCTGGACCGGTACGAGCGGGTCACGGGCGTCAAGGCGCCGGTGACGCTGCGGCTCTCGCGGGAAGCGGGCGGCACGTTCAAGGGCGAGTACTCCACGGACGACGGCACCACCTGGCGCGCCGTCGCCACCGCCACCGTGCCCGGCGCGGCCGACGCGCAGGACGCCGGCCTGCACATGTCGGCGGCCAACGGAGGCTCGGAGGCCCGCGGCCGGGTGGAGTTCAGCGACTGGCGTACCGACTGA
- a CDS encoding PepSY-associated TM helix domain-containing protein encodes MSVLDPARAHAAAEPPPRRTGWPALRPLVLRLHFYAGLLIAPFLLVAAVTGLLYAGSLQAEKIVYAHELRTEPGDSVLPLSRQVDAALREHPEGTLTAVRPSDGPGATTRVILDAPGLADDNSLAVFVDPYTGEVRGALESYGSSGALPLRATLDHLHRDLLLGEPGRLYSELAASWLWVVALGGVLLWLGRRRAARRLRGTTGRRRTLSWHGTVGLWSAVGLVALSATGLTWSAYAGEHIGRVQDALGGATPAVSTEIPGAAETPGTDHGAHAGHESHAGHEGHAGHGGTGARPLAGLDATLRTARQEGLDGPVEVRVPTAAAPAYVVQQTDKEWPERLDSIAVDPASGRVTDRLDFADHPLLAKATRWGIDLHMGLLFGLANQVALAALMVALILLILWGYRMWWQRRPRRDPGCRGGRAYPRGAWRQVPVSVLLPMAAVAALVGWFLPLFGIPLLGFLVLDVCAGALARRRARIV; translated from the coding sequence ATGTCCGTACTCGACCCTGCCCGCGCGCACGCGGCCGCCGAGCCGCCGCCCCGCCGCACCGGATGGCCCGCACTGCGCCCGCTCGTCCTGCGGCTGCACTTCTACGCGGGACTGCTCATCGCCCCGTTCCTGCTCGTCGCCGCCGTGACGGGCCTGCTGTACGCCGGTTCCCTCCAGGCGGAGAAGATCGTGTACGCCCACGAACTCCGCACCGAGCCCGGCGACTCCGTCCTGCCGCTCTCCCGCCAGGTGGACGCCGCCCTGCGGGAACACCCCGAAGGCACGCTGACGGCGGTCCGACCGTCCGACGGGCCCGGCGCCACGACCCGGGTGATCCTCGACGCGCCGGGGCTGGCGGACGACAACTCCCTGGCCGTCTTCGTCGACCCGTACACCGGCGAGGTGCGCGGGGCGCTGGAGAGCTACGGCAGCTCCGGCGCGCTGCCGCTGCGTGCCACCCTCGACCACCTCCACCGCGACCTGCTGCTCGGCGAGCCCGGCCGGCTCTACAGCGAGCTGGCCGCCAGCTGGCTGTGGGTGGTCGCGCTCGGCGGGGTGCTGCTGTGGCTCGGGCGGCGGCGTGCCGCGCGGCGGCTGCGCGGTACGACGGGACGGCGGCGCACGCTGTCCTGGCACGGGACGGTCGGCCTGTGGTCGGCCGTGGGCCTCGTCGCGCTGTCGGCGACGGGCCTGACCTGGTCTGCGTACGCGGGCGAGCACATCGGCCGGGTGCAGGACGCGCTCGGCGGCGCCACCCCCGCCGTGTCGACGGAGATCCCCGGCGCGGCGGAGACGCCGGGCACGGACCACGGCGCGCACGCCGGGCATGAAAGCCACGCCGGGCACGAGGGCCACGCCGGGCACGGCGGCACCGGCGCCCGTCCGCTCGCCGGACTCGACGCCACCCTGCGCACGGCGCGGCAGGAAGGCCTGGACGGACCCGTCGAGGTGCGCGTACCGACCGCCGCCGCGCCCGCCTACGTCGTCCAGCAGACCGACAAGGAGTGGCCCGAGCGCCTGGACTCGATCGCGGTCGACCCGGCGAGCGGACGGGTCACCGACCGGCTGGACTTCGCCGATCACCCGCTGCTCGCCAAGGCCACCCGGTGGGGGATCGACCTCCACATGGGCCTGCTGTTCGGCCTCGCCAACCAGGTGGCGCTGGCCGCCCTGATGGTCGCGCTGATCCTGCTGATCCTCTGGGGGTACCGGATGTGGTGGCAGCGCCGCCCGCGCCGCGACCCCGGATGCAGGGGCGGCCGCGCCTACCCGCGCGGGGCGTGGCGGCAGGTTCCGGTATCGGTGCTGCTGCCGATGGCGGCGGTGGCGGCCCTGGTCGGCTGGTTCCTGCCGCTGTTCGGCATACCGCTGCTCGGCTTCCTGGTGCTCGACGTGTGCGCCGGTGCCCTGGCCCGGCGGCGTGCCCGGATCGTCTGA
- a CDS encoding GNAT family N-acetyltransferase yields MSTSLPTTTPYPQPHPTPHVPAAYTTAIADSTAQIRAAQRLRHQVFGEELGATLHSPLPGHDIDDHDDLADHLIVTETATGDVVGTYRLLPPGRSERLYSDGEFDLSALDALRPSLIEAGRSCVHPDHRTGAVINQMWAALARYTLLSGHRYLAGCASVPLADGGRCARAAWELGRTKHAAPEELRVRPHRPWLPDAGTASAAAGAVAYAQLPPLLRGYLRVGAWVCGAPAHDPEFDVADFFVVLDMDRLSDRYRRFFLGDQR; encoded by the coding sequence ATGTCCACATCTCTTCCGACGACGACCCCGTACCCGCAACCCCACCCCACCCCGCACGTCCCCGCCGCGTACACCACCGCCATCGCCGACTCCACCGCGCAGATCCGCGCCGCGCAGCGGCTGCGCCACCAGGTCTTCGGCGAGGAGCTGGGCGCCACGCTGCACTCCCCGCTGCCCGGCCACGACATCGACGACCACGACGACCTCGCGGACCACCTGATCGTGACCGAAACCGCCACGGGCGACGTGGTCGGCACCTACCGGCTGCTGCCGCCCGGACGCAGCGAACGCCTTTACTCGGACGGCGAGTTCGACCTCTCGGCCCTGGACGCGCTGCGCCCCTCGCTGATCGAGGCCGGCCGCTCCTGCGTCCATCCCGACCACCGCACCGGTGCCGTCATCAACCAGATGTGGGCGGCGCTCGCCCGCTACACCCTGCTGTCCGGCCACCGCTACCTCGCCGGCTGCGCGTCCGTACCGCTCGCCGACGGCGGGCGGTGCGCCCGGGCCGCATGGGAACTGGGCCGGACCAAGCACGCCGCCCCCGAAGAACTGCGCGTACGGCCGCACCGCCCCTGGCTGCCGGACGCGGGCACCGCCTCCGCCGCGGCCGGTGCCGTCGCCTACGCGCAACTGCCGCCCCTGCTCAGGGGCTACCTGCGGGTGGGCGCCTGGGTGTGCGGGGCCCCCGCGCACGACCCGGAGTTCGACGTGGCCGATTTCTTCGTCGTGCTCGACATGGACCGGCTCAGCGACCGGTACCGGCGGTTCTTCCTGGGCGACCAGCGGTGA
- a CDS encoding metal-dependent hydrolase: MSNKASLRPAPVASEHIPLKARNVAFDWAATPLHWVPGDPSTTHTINVLHLLLPAGERWFVHVYKQVLPYIRDERLRADVIGFIGQEAMHSQAHDDVLPHLKKQGLDPAPYTAQVDWLFEKLLGDRTLPPGRARQWWLLERVALIAAIEHYTAFLGDWVLNAEALDAKGADATMLDLLRWHGAEEVEHRSVAFDLFMHLDGGYRRRTRTWATAFAALVFLWQRGVRFFMANDPTLLEGKASFKEFFRAGRQGVLPTTGAVVRTIPQYLHRAYHPSQYGSTAQAAAYLAASPAATAAEARTSPGAA, translated from the coding sequence ATGTCTAACAAGGCCTCGTTGCGGCCCGCGCCGGTCGCGTCGGAACACATCCCGCTCAAGGCCCGCAACGTCGCTTTCGACTGGGCCGCAACGCCCCTGCACTGGGTCCCGGGCGACCCGTCCACCACGCACACCATCAACGTGCTGCACCTCCTGCTGCCGGCCGGCGAGCGCTGGTTCGTGCACGTCTACAAGCAGGTGCTGCCGTACATCCGGGACGAACGGCTGCGCGCCGACGTCATCGGGTTCATCGGCCAGGAGGCGATGCACTCGCAGGCGCACGACGACGTGCTGCCGCACCTGAAGAAGCAGGGCCTGGACCCCGCGCCGTACACCGCGCAGGTCGACTGGCTCTTCGAGAAACTGCTCGGCGACCGCACCCTGCCGCCGGGCCGGGCCCGGCAGTGGTGGCTGCTGGAGCGGGTCGCGCTGATCGCGGCGATCGAGCACTACACCGCGTTCCTCGGCGACTGGGTGCTCAACGCCGAGGCGCTGGACGCCAAGGGCGCCGACGCGACCATGCTGGACCTGCTGCGCTGGCACGGCGCCGAGGAGGTCGAGCACCGCTCGGTCGCCTTCGACCTCTTCATGCACCTCGACGGCGGCTACCGGCGCCGCACCCGCACCTGGGCCACCGCCTTCGCCGCGCTGGTCTTCCTGTGGCAGCGCGGCGTGCGCTTCTTCATGGCCAACGACCCGACGCTGCTGGAGGGCAAGGCCTCCTTCAAGGAGTTCTTCCGCGCCGGGCGGCAGGGCGTCCTGCCGACCACCGGCGCCGTGGTCCGCACGATCCCCCAGTACCTGCACCGCGCGTACCACCCCTCGCAGTACGGCAGCACCGCACAGGCCGCCGCCTACCTCGCCGCCTCCCCCGCCGCGACGGCGGCGGAAGCCCGTACCTCCCCCGGAGCCGCCTGA
- a CDS encoding DUF397 domain-containing protein → MSAAAEKEWLYALDISDAVWQRAPGDAEEAVEIAFLERGAVAMRNSTDPDVVLRYTEGEWRAFVLGARDGEFDLDRQH, encoded by the coding sequence ATGAGCGCCGCAGCTGAGAAGGAGTGGCTCTACGCCCTCGACATCTCCGACGCCGTCTGGCAGCGCGCCCCCGGCGACGCCGAGGAGGCCGTGGAGATCGCGTTCCTGGAGCGCGGTGCCGTGGCGATGCGCAATTCCACCGACCCCGACGTGGTGCTGCGGTACACCGAGGGCGAGTGGCGCGCCTTCGTCCTGGGCGCCCGGGACGGCGAGTTCGACCTCGACCGGCAGCACTGA
- a CDS encoding lysophospholipid acyltransferase family protein, translating to MSAQAAAPGTVRPGVWDTFSTCTSGCIAHGAPRVPLAGTARRAASFAHVLLRAAADRDRLAEPGRLRRHARAALGALGVALAHDGPLLTVAAEEAGGARRTGTLVVVNHISWLDILALLAVEPVPMLAKREVAGWPVMGPLARRAGTRFLDRGSPRALPLAVADLAAALRDGRSVVVFPQATTWCSATAGVFRRATFQAAIDAGAPVRPVTVRYLQHGAPSTVASFVGEEDLASSLRRVLAAGGLTARVTVHAPLPSAGRDRRELAAAAQAVVLGPRYREPAVHA from the coding sequence GTGAGCGCCCAGGCCGCGGCGCCCGGCACCGTACGGCCCGGTGTCTGGGACACCTTCTCCACCTGTACGTCCGGATGCATCGCCCACGGCGCGCCCCGGGTGCCGCTCGCCGGGACCGCACGCCGTGCCGCCTCCTTCGCCCACGTGCTGCTGCGGGCCGCCGCCGACCGCGACCGGCTCGCCGAGCCCGGCCGGCTGCGGCGGCACGCGCGCGCCGCACTCGGGGCGCTCGGCGTGGCGCTGGCACACGACGGCCCGCTGCTGACCGTCGCGGCGGAGGAAGCCGGCGGGGCGCGCCGGACCGGCACGCTCGTCGTCGTCAACCACATCTCCTGGCTGGACATCCTCGCGCTGCTCGCCGTCGAGCCGGTCCCCATGCTCGCCAAGCGCGAGGTCGCCGGCTGGCCCGTCATGGGCCCGCTCGCCCGGCGCGCCGGTACCCGCTTCCTCGACCGGGGCAGCCCGCGCGCCCTGCCGCTCGCGGTGGCCGACCTCGCGGCGGCGCTGCGCGACGGCCGCTCGGTGGTGGTCTTCCCGCAGGCCACGACGTGGTGTTCGGCGACCGCCGGGGTGTTCCGGCGCGCCACGTTCCAGGCGGCGATCGACGCGGGCGCGCCGGTGCGGCCGGTCACCGTCCGGTACCTCCAGCACGGCGCGCCCTCCACGGTGGCCTCCTTCGTCGGCGAGGAGGACCTGGCCTCCTCGCTGCGCCGGGTGCTCGCGGCGGGCGGGCTCACCGCCCGGGTCACGGTGCACGCGCCGCTGCCCTCGGCCGGGCGGGACCGGCGGGAACTGGCGGCGGCCGCCCAGGCGGTGGTGCTCGGGCCGCGGTACCGGGAGCCGGCCGTGCACGCCTGA
- a CDS encoding TetR/AcrR family transcriptional regulator, which translates to MTTGVRRRMGVEERREQLISVALGLFSHRAPEDVSIDEIAEAAGISRPLVYHYFPGKQSLYEAALGRAADELATRFVEPREGPLGERLLRVMGRFFDFVDEHGPGFSALMRGGPAVGSSRTSAMINGVRQSAYEQIVDHLGLAAPAPRMELVIRSWISLAESTALQWLDGKRIPREELERQLVHDFAALAAVSAAYDEEMADTLRAILAAEPIDGPFADLAARLFALVPSDA; encoded by the coding sequence ATGACGACCGGGGTGCGCCGCAGGATGGGTGTCGAGGAACGCCGTGAACAGCTGATCTCCGTGGCTCTTGGCCTCTTCAGCCACCGCGCCCCGGAGGATGTGTCCATCGACGAGATAGCCGAGGCCGCGGGCATCTCGCGGCCGCTGGTCTACCACTACTTCCCCGGCAAGCAGAGCCTGTACGAAGCGGCGCTGGGCCGGGCCGCCGACGAGCTGGCGACGCGCTTCGTCGAGCCGCGCGAAGGGCCGCTGGGCGAGCGGCTGCTGCGGGTGATGGGCCGCTTCTTCGACTTCGTCGACGAGCACGGCCCCGGCTTCTCCGCGCTGATGCGCGGCGGCCCGGCGGTCGGCTCCAGCCGCACCAGCGCGATGATCAACGGCGTCCGGCAGTCCGCGTACGAGCAGATCGTCGACCACCTGGGCCTGGCGGCCCCGGCGCCGCGCATGGAACTGGTCATCCGCTCCTGGATCTCGCTGGCGGAGTCCACCGCGCTGCAGTGGCTGGACGGCAAGCGCATCCCGCGCGAGGAGCTGGAACGGCAGCTGGTGCACGACTTCGCCGCGCTGGCCGCGGTGAGCGCCGCGTACGACGAGGAGATGGCGGACACGCTGCGGGCGATCCTCGCCGCCGAGCCGATCGACGGGCCGTTCGCCGACCTGGCGGCCCGGCTGTTCGCACTGGTGCCGAGCGACGCCTGA
- a CDS encoding winged helix-turn-helix domain-containing protein, giving the protein MTNVRPLPATPPTATVPAPPRLRAVAPGEVPPVADLLGADATWLPAPPHTLPELPGRPPMVGYLVLVPAAEKPLPEPAAPATVYGDGGLQVDPERRTVHVQGRQLELTFLEFELLAHLVAHPQRVHTRDQLVTTVWGYGHVGDGRTVDVHIARLRRKLGPAHRASIVTVRRVGYKYVPVS; this is encoded by the coding sequence ATGACGAACGTCCGACCCCTTCCTGCCACTCCCCCGACGGCCACCGTTCCCGCCCCGCCCCGGCTGCGTGCCGTGGCCCCCGGCGAAGTACCGCCGGTCGCCGACCTCCTGGGTGCCGACGCCACCTGGTTGCCGGCTCCCCCGCACACCCTGCCCGAGCTGCCGGGCCGGCCCCCGATGGTCGGCTACCTCGTCCTCGTACCGGCCGCCGAGAAGCCGCTGCCGGAGCCGGCGGCCCCGGCCACCGTCTACGGCGACGGCGGCCTCCAGGTCGACCCGGAGCGCCGCACCGTCCACGTCCAGGGCCGCCAACTGGAGCTGACGTTCCTGGAGTTCGAGCTGCTGGCCCATCTGGTGGCGCACCCTCAGCGGGTGCACACCCGCGATCAGCTCGTGACGACGGTGTGGGGTTACGGCCACGTCGGCGACGGCCGCACGGTCGATGTCCACATCGCCCGGCTGCGCCGCAAGCTGGGCCCGGCGCACCGCGCCTCGATCGTCACGGTGCGGCGGGTCGGCTACAAGTACGTGCCGGTCTCCTGA
- a CDS encoding PDR/VanB family oxidoreductase codes for MTAILRSRRVRTLVVATGAALLVGRALRRRVKDSPLWPMPALEEPISGTGRPGGGRRELLVVERAEEAEGVVRLRLEGERLPGWEPGAHIDLVLPSGAVRQYSLCGDVADGGTYTVAVRLVEDGRGGSREVHEQLQEGTVVEVRGPRNRFRLDECHAYLFIAGGIGITPILPMLRQAEREGVPWRLLYGGRTRASMPFLAEIEKLAGANADRVTVVAEDEDGRPDLAAALADAPPHSAVYCCGPQPLMDAVAALLPDGLELHTEAFAPAAGPGGTAGGAFEVELRRTGRTVSVAGDQSILRALREQALPDLPYSCEQGFCGTCLQNVVEGDIDHRDELLTDAERDDQMLICVSRCRGERLVLDL; via the coding sequence ATGACCGCCATCCTCCGCTCCCGCCGCGTCCGCACCCTGGTGGTGGCCACCGGCGCCGCCCTGCTCGTCGGCCGGGCCCTGCGCCGCCGGGTCAAGGACTCCCCGCTCTGGCCGATGCCGGCCCTGGAGGAGCCGATATCCGGTACCGGGCGTCCCGGCGGCGGGCGCCGCGAACTCCTCGTCGTCGAGCGCGCCGAGGAGGCCGAAGGCGTCGTACGGCTGCGCCTGGAGGGCGAGCGGCTGCCGGGCTGGGAGCCGGGCGCGCACATCGACCTCGTGCTGCCTTCGGGCGCGGTGCGGCAGTACTCGCTCTGCGGTGACGTCGCCGACGGCGGTACGTACACCGTCGCCGTCCGGCTCGTCGAGGACGGCCGGGGCGGCTCGCGCGAGGTGCACGAGCAGCTCCAGGAGGGCACGGTCGTGGAGGTGCGCGGGCCGCGCAACCGCTTCCGGCTGGACGAGTGCCACGCCTACCTCTTCATCGCGGGCGGCATCGGTATCACGCCGATCCTGCCGATGCTGCGCCAGGCGGAGCGCGAGGGCGTGCCGTGGCGGCTGCTCTACGGCGGGCGGACGCGCGCCTCGATGCCGTTCCTGGCCGAGATCGAGAAGCTGGCGGGGGCGAACGCGGACCGGGTGACGGTCGTCGCCGAGGACGAGGACGGGCGGCCGGACCTGGCCGCCGCGCTGGCCGACGCGCCGCCGCACTCCGCCGTCTACTGCTGCGGCCCGCAGCCCCTGATGGACGCGGTCGCCGCCCTGCTGCCGGACGGACTGGAGCTGCACACCGAGGCGTTCGCACCGGCGGCCGGGCCGGGCGGCACCGCGGGCGGCGCCTTCGAGGTCGAGCTGCGGCGCACCGGCCGTACGGTGTCGGTGGCCGGTGACCAGAGCATCCTGCGGGCCCTCCGCGAACAGGCGCTGCCGGACCTGCCGTACAGCTGTGAGCAGGGATTCTGCGGAACCTGTCTGCAGAACGTGGTCGAAGGCGACATCGACCACCGCGACGAGCTGCTGACCGACGCCGAACGCGACGACCAGATGCTCATCTGCGTCTCGCGGTGCCGCGGAGAACGGCTGGTGCTGGACCTCTAG